The following are from one region of the Mangifera indica cultivar Alphonso chromosome 14, CATAS_Mindica_2.1, whole genome shotgun sequence genome:
- the LOC123197079 gene encoding serine carboxypeptidase-like 20, giving the protein MAKTSLIFYHLWVFYFFNHVFLSQSSPETALITQLPGFSDSFPSKHYSGYVTIDESHGKNLFYYFVESEGNPSEDPVVLWLNGGPGCSSFDGFVYEHGPFNFEAATTKETVLKLHLNPYSWSKVSSVIYLDSPAGVGLSYSKNETDYITGDKKTASDTHTFLLKWFELYPEFLDNPFFISGESYAGVYVPTLAYEVVKGIDAGVKPVLNFKGYLVGNGVTDPEFDGNALVPFAHGMGLISDELFEEVQKECNGNYYNSERETCNSKLAEVDEDIDGLNIYDILEPCYHGTESSENMAAHLMLPSSFRKLGETNRPLPVRKRMFGRAWPFRAPVRDGIVPTWPQLLNSVSVPCTDDEIATLWLNSPAVRQAIHAEEGSLVGDWQLCSDNIFFKHDAGSMIKYHKNLTARGYRALIFSGDHDMCVPFTGSEAWTRSIGYKVVDKWRPWTSNGQVAGYTQGYENGLTFLTIKGAGHTVPEYKPLEALDFYSRFLAGKPI; this is encoded by the exons ATGGCTAAGACTAGCCTAATTTTCTACCATCTATGGGTTTTTTACTTCTTCAACCATGTTTTTCTCTCACAATCTTCCCCTGAAACTGCTCTCATCACTCAGCTTCCTGGCTTCTCTGACTCCTTTCCTTCCAAACATTATTCtgg GTATGTGACTATTGATGAAAGTCATGGCAAgaatctattttattatttcgtTGAATCTGAAGGGAATCCATCAGAAGATCCTGTGGTTCTGTGGCTCAATGGTGGACCAGGATGCTCCAGCTTTGATGGCTTTGTTTATGAGCACG GGCCTTTCAATTTTGAAGCAGCAACGACAAAGGAAACTGTGCTCAAATTGCATCTTAATCCATACAGCTGGTCCAAG GTTTCCAGTGTTATATATCTAGATTCCCCTGCCGGTGTTGGACTTTCTTActcaaaaaatgaaactgacTACATTACTGGTGACAAAAAGACTGCCTCTGATACGCACACATTTCTCCTCAAG TGGTTTGAGTTATACCCGGAGTTCCTTGACAACCCATTTTTTATTTCGGGAGAGTCATATGCTGGAGTATACGTGCCAACGCTTGCTTATGAAGTTGTGAAAG GAATTGATGCCGGTGTAAAGCCTGTTCTCAACTTCAAG GGATATTTGGTCGGGAACGGAGTTACCGATCCTGAGTTTGATGGAAACGCTCTTGTTCCATTCGCACATGGGATGGGCTTGATCTCAGATGAGCTATTTGAG GAGGTGCAAAAGGAGTGCAATGGAAATTACTATAATTCAGAGCGTGAGACTTGTAACAGTAAACTTGCTGAAGTTGACGAG GATATAGACGGACTAAACATATATGACATTCTGGAACCATGCTATCATGGCACTGAGTCATCAGAGAACATGGCTGCTCACTTAATGCTACCTTCCAGCTTCCGGAAGTTGGGTGAGACTAACCGGCCTCTTCCCGTGAGGAAAAGGATGTTTGGTCGTGCCTGGCCTTTTAGAGCTCCTGTGAGAGATGGAATTGTTCCAACTTGGCCCCAACTCCTCAATAGTGTCTCTGTTCCATGCACC GATGATGAAATTGCTACTTTATGGCTCAACAGTCCAGCAGTTAGACAAGCAATTCATGCTGAAGAG GGAAGCCTTGTGGGTGATTGGCAATTATGTTCagacaacattttttttaaacatgacGCTGGGAGCATGATCAAATACCACAAGAACCTCACTGCCAGGGGATATCGGGCCCTTATATTCAG TGGGGATCATGATATGTGTGTTCCATTCACTGGCAGTGAAGCCTGGACAAGGTCTATCGGATACAAAGTTGTCGATAAATGGAGGCCTTGGACCTCTAATGGACAAGTTGCTGG ATATACTCAAGGATATGAGAATGGCCTCACCTTTTTAACCATAAAG GGAGCTGGACATACTGTTCCAGAATACAAACCGCTAGAGGCGCTGGACTTCTACAGTCGATTCTTGGCTGGAAAACCAATATGA